In the Malania oleifera isolate guangnan ecotype guangnan chromosome 1, ASM2987363v1, whole genome shotgun sequence genome, one interval contains:
- the LOC131148409 gene encoding uncharacterized protein LOC131148409 — protein sequence MVFNPLVVILKENKLVEPNYIDWKRNLNIILTVEEYKYVLVEVCPQKPSERATDEETQAYRKWIKADEMVRCYILASMSNVLQHQHQFMPSSDDIMQNLKEMFGDQNRVARQTEGTYEYYYGKRDLVRDHVPEDD from the coding sequence ATGGTTTTCAATCCCCTGGttgttattctcaaagaaaacaaactggttgaacctaattatattgactggAAAAGGAACTTGAATATTATACTGACTGTagaggagtacaagtatgtgctcgTAGAGGTATGTCCACAGAAACCCAGTGAAAGGGCAACCGATGAGGAAACCCAAGCTTACCGGAAGTGGATTAAAGCCGATGAGATGGTgcggtgttacattttggcatctatgtcgaATGTTCTGCAACATCAGCATCAGTTTATGCCTTCTTCCGATGACATAATgcagaacctcaaagaaatgtttggggaTCAAAATCGTGTTGCTAGGCAGACTgaaggaacttatgaatactaTTATGGCAAAAGGGACCTAGTAAGGGATCATGTTCCTGAAGATGATTAG